In the Mytilus trossulus isolate FHL-02 chromosome 1, PNRI_Mtr1.1.1.hap1, whole genome shotgun sequence genome, one interval contains:
- the LOC134695253 gene encoding uncharacterized protein LOC134695253 isoform X1 encodes MNLILISVLFSSISLLKGNNWPAHTTTSHFITNIEMRSKWCWDPYSNKYIRRYFPVRRLLCIPGYEGDNCSIQCFNCKRFRELDTRVKTLETNRPVIIPNNGGGGGTGQKGEKGERGMTAERGLQGFKGESGEKGRPGQIGFTGFKGDKGESGNDGKPGEKGDTGLNGLQGERGQKGEPGNMGSGNGGSENKGEPGISGPRGPPGLTGPQGPKGDQGRPGVDGLPGQKGGPGMNGINGFPGKDGLNGLQGPQGIAGMIGDRGYPGIPGGPGQKGESGERGLMGPPGLTGPAGSIGVPGITTTIVVPNEEITILKDRIKSLENNVSSCCNEVTELKIIVTGILKSLSTTTTAAVPITTPTFIFPSTTTTTTTPAPTTTTTTTPAPTTTTEPVPTSFQGCEPNQFKCISTDRCLPLAFRCDGINDCDDESDERNCDCNEFQFTCESDQRCIPIDKKCNNEFDCSDRSDESNCETTVQCPEGLFKCKNGKCISRHLQCNDADDCGDESDEQKCGRGDIPVIPTNGQTKSNIVPANTPTTNGLRTTTEGSGSFGSESTEVWPFVTDGSEKSPETSSDIDEGIYLTTADLNNKPRCMTINCLFPPPDIKGNNSVPPPPLPPMEMMQKDEVFKIVGLLEHDCQEDALALLDLKTKRDHKKRHLIDRAVVVMSSNSGTLGQIAVFELMIILCVGLL; translated from the exons cACTTCAcattttataactaatatagaaATGAGATCTAAATGGTGTTGGGATCC gTATTCAAATAAGTATATAAGAAGATATTTTCCAGTTAGAAGATTATTATGCATTCCTGGATATGAAGGGGATAACTGTTCGATAC AATGTTTTAACTGCAAACGTTTCAGAGAATTGGATACAAGAGTTAAAACACTCGAAACAAATCGACCG GTCATCATACCGAATAATGGTGGAGGAGGTGGAACAGGTCAAAAGGGAGAAAAAGGGGAAAGGGGTATGACAGCAGAAAGAGGGCTACAGGGTTTCAAAGGTGAAAGTGGTGAAAAGGGTAGACCAGGACAAATTGGATTTACAGGATTTAAAGGTGACAAAGGAGAATCAGGAAATGATGGGAAACCTGGAGAAAAGGGAGATACAGGTTTGAATGGACTACAGGGAGAAAGAGGACAGAAAGGGGAACCTGGAAATATGGGTAGTGGAAATGGAGGAAGCGAAAATAAGGGAGAACCAGGTATAAGTGGTCCACGTGGTCCACCTGGATTGACCGGACCCCAGGGGCCAAAAGGAGATCAGGGACGACCAGGAGTTGATGGACTACCTGGCCAAAAGGGAGGTCCAGGAATGAATG gAATTAATGGCTTTCCCGGAAAAGATGGGTTAAATGGATTACAAGGACCGCAAGGGATAGCAGGGATGATTGGCGATCGTGGGTATCCGGGCATTCCAGGGGGACCAGGACAAAAAGGAGAGTCTGGTGAACGTGGTCTTATGGGACCACCCGGCTTGACAGGTCCTGCTGGTTCTATAGGAGTTCCAGGAATAACAACAACAATTGTAGTTCCTAATGAAG aaaTAACGATTTTAAAAGACAGAATAAAG agTTTAGAAAATAACGTATCATCATGTTGTAATGAAGTGACAGAACTAAAAATCATAGTTACAGGAATATTAAAATCTTTAAGTACTACTACAACTGCCGCTGTACCAATTACTACACCTACCTTCATTTTTCCAAGTACAACAACAACTACTACGACACCAGCGCCAACAACAACAACTACGACGACGCCAGCGCcaacaacaacaacagaacCTGTACCAACATCGTTCCAAG GTTGTGAACCAAATCAGTTTAAGTGTATAAGTACAGATAGATGTCTCCCATTGGCATTTAGATGTGATGGTATCAATGATTGTGATGATGAAAGTGATGAACGTAATTGTG aTTGTAACGAGTTCCAGTTTACATGTGAATCTGACCAGCGTTGTATTCCCATAGATAAGAAATGTAACAACGAATTTGATTGTAGTGATAGATCAGACGAAAGCAACT gtgagacaactgtccaatGTCCGGAAGGTTTATTCAAATGCAAAAATGGAAAATGCATCAGTAGACATTTACAATGTAATGATGCCGATGACTGTGGCGATGAAAGTGACGAACAGAAATGTG GTAGAGGTGACATACCTGTGATTCCAACAAATGGACAAACAAAATCGAATATTGTGCCAGCAAACACACCAACTACTAACGGTCTACGGACAACAACCGAAGGATCAGGATCATTTGGATCGGAAAG TACTGAAGTTTGGCCTTTTGTAACTGACGGATCTGAGAAAAGTCCGGAAACAAGTTCAGATATAG ATGAGGGAATATATCTAACAACAGctgatttaaataataaaccTCGATGTATGACTATCAACTGTTTGTTCCCACCACCAgatataaagggaaataactctgtgCCCCCGCCGCCTTTACCACCAATGGAAATGATGCAAAAGGACGAAGTATTCAAAATTGTGGGATTATTAGAACATGACTGTCAAGAAGATGCATTAGCATTACTTGATCTTAAAACAAAACGTGACCACAAAAAACGACATTTGATCGATAGAGCTGTGGTAGTGATGTCTAGTAATAGTGGTACATTAGGACAAATAGCTGTTTTTGagttaatgataattttatgtGTTGGATTGTTGTAA
- the LOC134695253 gene encoding uncharacterized protein LOC134695253 isoform X2 encodes MNLILISVLFSSISLLKGNNWPAHTTYSNKYIRRYFPVRRLLCIPGYEGDNCSIQCFNCKRFRELDTRVKTLETNRPVIIPNNGGGGGTGQKGEKGERGMTAERGLQGFKGESGEKGRPGQIGFTGFKGDKGESGNDGKPGEKGDTGLNGLQGERGQKGEPGNMGSGNGGSENKGEPGISGPRGPPGLTGPQGPKGDQGRPGVDGLPGQKGGPGMNGINGFPGKDGLNGLQGPQGIAGMIGDRGYPGIPGGPGQKGESGERGLMGPPGLTGPAGSIGVPGITTTIVVPNEEITILKDRIKSLENNVSSCCNEVTELKIIVTGILKSLSTTTTAAVPITTPTFIFPSTTTTTTTPAPTTTTTTTPAPTTTTEPVPTSFQGCEPNQFKCISTDRCLPLAFRCDGINDCDDESDERNCDCNEFQFTCESDQRCIPIDKKCNNEFDCSDRSDESNCETTVQCPEGLFKCKNGKCISRHLQCNDADDCGDESDEQKCGRGDIPVIPTNGQTKSNIVPANTPTTNGLRTTTEGSGSFGSESTEVWPFVTDGSEKSPETSSDIDEGIYLTTADLNNKPRCMTINCLFPPPDIKGNNSVPPPPLPPMEMMQKDEVFKIVGLLEHDCQEDALALLDLKTKRDHKKRHLIDRAVVVMSSNSGTLGQIAVFELMIILCVGLL; translated from the exons gTATTCAAATAAGTATATAAGAAGATATTTTCCAGTTAGAAGATTATTATGCATTCCTGGATATGAAGGGGATAACTGTTCGATAC AATGTTTTAACTGCAAACGTTTCAGAGAATTGGATACAAGAGTTAAAACACTCGAAACAAATCGACCG GTCATCATACCGAATAATGGTGGAGGAGGTGGAACAGGTCAAAAGGGAGAAAAAGGGGAAAGGGGTATGACAGCAGAAAGAGGGCTACAGGGTTTCAAAGGTGAAAGTGGTGAAAAGGGTAGACCAGGACAAATTGGATTTACAGGATTTAAAGGTGACAAAGGAGAATCAGGAAATGATGGGAAACCTGGAGAAAAGGGAGATACAGGTTTGAATGGACTACAGGGAGAAAGAGGACAGAAAGGGGAACCTGGAAATATGGGTAGTGGAAATGGAGGAAGCGAAAATAAGGGAGAACCAGGTATAAGTGGTCCACGTGGTCCACCTGGATTGACCGGACCCCAGGGGCCAAAAGGAGATCAGGGACGACCAGGAGTTGATGGACTACCTGGCCAAAAGGGAGGTCCAGGAATGAATG gAATTAATGGCTTTCCCGGAAAAGATGGGTTAAATGGATTACAAGGACCGCAAGGGATAGCAGGGATGATTGGCGATCGTGGGTATCCGGGCATTCCAGGGGGACCAGGACAAAAAGGAGAGTCTGGTGAACGTGGTCTTATGGGACCACCCGGCTTGACAGGTCCTGCTGGTTCTATAGGAGTTCCAGGAATAACAACAACAATTGTAGTTCCTAATGAAG aaaTAACGATTTTAAAAGACAGAATAAAG agTTTAGAAAATAACGTATCATCATGTTGTAATGAAGTGACAGAACTAAAAATCATAGTTACAGGAATATTAAAATCTTTAAGTACTACTACAACTGCCGCTGTACCAATTACTACACCTACCTTCATTTTTCCAAGTACAACAACAACTACTACGACACCAGCGCCAACAACAACAACTACGACGACGCCAGCGCcaacaacaacaacagaacCTGTACCAACATCGTTCCAAG GTTGTGAACCAAATCAGTTTAAGTGTATAAGTACAGATAGATGTCTCCCATTGGCATTTAGATGTGATGGTATCAATGATTGTGATGATGAAAGTGATGAACGTAATTGTG aTTGTAACGAGTTCCAGTTTACATGTGAATCTGACCAGCGTTGTATTCCCATAGATAAGAAATGTAACAACGAATTTGATTGTAGTGATAGATCAGACGAAAGCAACT gtgagacaactgtccaatGTCCGGAAGGTTTATTCAAATGCAAAAATGGAAAATGCATCAGTAGACATTTACAATGTAATGATGCCGATGACTGTGGCGATGAAAGTGACGAACAGAAATGTG GTAGAGGTGACATACCTGTGATTCCAACAAATGGACAAACAAAATCGAATATTGTGCCAGCAAACACACCAACTACTAACGGTCTACGGACAACAACCGAAGGATCAGGATCATTTGGATCGGAAAG TACTGAAGTTTGGCCTTTTGTAACTGACGGATCTGAGAAAAGTCCGGAAACAAGTTCAGATATAG ATGAGGGAATATATCTAACAACAGctgatttaaataataaaccTCGATGTATGACTATCAACTGTTTGTTCCCACCACCAgatataaagggaaataactctgtgCCCCCGCCGCCTTTACCACCAATGGAAATGATGCAAAAGGACGAAGTATTCAAAATTGTGGGATTATTAGAACATGACTGTCAAGAAGATGCATTAGCATTACTTGATCTTAAAACAAAACGTGACCACAAAAAACGACATTTGATCGATAGAGCTGTGGTAGTGATGTCTAGTAATAGTGGTACATTAGGACAAATAGCTGTTTTTGagttaatgataattttatgtGTTGGATTGTTGTAA
- the LOC134695253 gene encoding uncharacterized protein LOC134695253 isoform X3, which translates to MRSKWCWDPYSNKYIRRYFPVRRLLCIPGYEGDNCSIQCFNCKRFRELDTRVKTLETNRPVIIPNNGGGGGTGQKGEKGERGMTAERGLQGFKGESGEKGRPGQIGFTGFKGDKGESGNDGKPGEKGDTGLNGLQGERGQKGEPGNMGSGNGGSENKGEPGISGPRGPPGLTGPQGPKGDQGRPGVDGLPGQKGGPGMNGINGFPGKDGLNGLQGPQGIAGMIGDRGYPGIPGGPGQKGESGERGLMGPPGLTGPAGSIGVPGITTTIVVPNEEITILKDRIKSLENNVSSCCNEVTELKIIVTGILKSLSTTTTAAVPITTPTFIFPSTTTTTTTPAPTTTTTTTPAPTTTTEPVPTSFQGCEPNQFKCISTDRCLPLAFRCDGINDCDDESDERNCDCNEFQFTCESDQRCIPIDKKCNNEFDCSDRSDESNCETTVQCPEGLFKCKNGKCISRHLQCNDADDCGDESDEQKCGRGDIPVIPTNGQTKSNIVPANTPTTNGLRTTTEGSGSFGSESTEVWPFVTDGSEKSPETSSDIDEGIYLTTADLNNKPRCMTINCLFPPPDIKGNNSVPPPPLPPMEMMQKDEVFKIVGLLEHDCQEDALALLDLKTKRDHKKRHLIDRAVVVMSSNSGTLGQIAVFELMIILCVGLL; encoded by the exons ATGAGATCTAAATGGTGTTGGGATCC gTATTCAAATAAGTATATAAGAAGATATTTTCCAGTTAGAAGATTATTATGCATTCCTGGATATGAAGGGGATAACTGTTCGATAC AATGTTTTAACTGCAAACGTTTCAGAGAATTGGATACAAGAGTTAAAACACTCGAAACAAATCGACCG GTCATCATACCGAATAATGGTGGAGGAGGTGGAACAGGTCAAAAGGGAGAAAAAGGGGAAAGGGGTATGACAGCAGAAAGAGGGCTACAGGGTTTCAAAGGTGAAAGTGGTGAAAAGGGTAGACCAGGACAAATTGGATTTACAGGATTTAAAGGTGACAAAGGAGAATCAGGAAATGATGGGAAACCTGGAGAAAAGGGAGATACAGGTTTGAATGGACTACAGGGAGAAAGAGGACAGAAAGGGGAACCTGGAAATATGGGTAGTGGAAATGGAGGAAGCGAAAATAAGGGAGAACCAGGTATAAGTGGTCCACGTGGTCCACCTGGATTGACCGGACCCCAGGGGCCAAAAGGAGATCAGGGACGACCAGGAGTTGATGGACTACCTGGCCAAAAGGGAGGTCCAGGAATGAATG gAATTAATGGCTTTCCCGGAAAAGATGGGTTAAATGGATTACAAGGACCGCAAGGGATAGCAGGGATGATTGGCGATCGTGGGTATCCGGGCATTCCAGGGGGACCAGGACAAAAAGGAGAGTCTGGTGAACGTGGTCTTATGGGACCACCCGGCTTGACAGGTCCTGCTGGTTCTATAGGAGTTCCAGGAATAACAACAACAATTGTAGTTCCTAATGAAG aaaTAACGATTTTAAAAGACAGAATAAAG agTTTAGAAAATAACGTATCATCATGTTGTAATGAAGTGACAGAACTAAAAATCATAGTTACAGGAATATTAAAATCTTTAAGTACTACTACAACTGCCGCTGTACCAATTACTACACCTACCTTCATTTTTCCAAGTACAACAACAACTACTACGACACCAGCGCCAACAACAACAACTACGACGACGCCAGCGCcaacaacaacaacagaacCTGTACCAACATCGTTCCAAG GTTGTGAACCAAATCAGTTTAAGTGTATAAGTACAGATAGATGTCTCCCATTGGCATTTAGATGTGATGGTATCAATGATTGTGATGATGAAAGTGATGAACGTAATTGTG aTTGTAACGAGTTCCAGTTTACATGTGAATCTGACCAGCGTTGTATTCCCATAGATAAGAAATGTAACAACGAATTTGATTGTAGTGATAGATCAGACGAAAGCAACT gtgagacaactgtccaatGTCCGGAAGGTTTATTCAAATGCAAAAATGGAAAATGCATCAGTAGACATTTACAATGTAATGATGCCGATGACTGTGGCGATGAAAGTGACGAACAGAAATGTG GTAGAGGTGACATACCTGTGATTCCAACAAATGGACAAACAAAATCGAATATTGTGCCAGCAAACACACCAACTACTAACGGTCTACGGACAACAACCGAAGGATCAGGATCATTTGGATCGGAAAG TACTGAAGTTTGGCCTTTTGTAACTGACGGATCTGAGAAAAGTCCGGAAACAAGTTCAGATATAG ATGAGGGAATATATCTAACAACAGctgatttaaataataaaccTCGATGTATGACTATCAACTGTTTGTTCCCACCACCAgatataaagggaaataactctgtgCCCCCGCCGCCTTTACCACCAATGGAAATGATGCAAAAGGACGAAGTATTCAAAATTGTGGGATTATTAGAACATGACTGTCAAGAAGATGCATTAGCATTACTTGATCTTAAAACAAAACGTGACCACAAAAAACGACATTTGATCGATAGAGCTGTGGTAGTGATGTCTAGTAATAGTGGTACATTAGGACAAATAGCTGTTTTTGagttaatgataattttatgtGTTGGATTGTTGTAA
- the LOC134695253 gene encoding uncharacterized protein LOC134695253 isoform X4: protein MNLILISVLFSSISLLKGNNWPAHTTTSHFITNIEMRSKWCWDPYSNKYIRRYFPVRRLLCIPGYEGDNCSIQCFNCKRFRELDTRVKTLETNRPVIIPNNGGGGGTGQKGEKGERGMTAERGLQGFKGESGEKGRPGQIGFTGFKGDKGESGNDGKPGEKGDTGLNGLQGERGQKGEPGNMGSGNGGSENKGEPGISGPRGPPGLTGPQGPKGDQGRPGVDGLPGQKGGPGMNGINGFPGKDGLNGLQGPQGIAGMIGDRGYPGIPGGPGQKGESGERGLMGPPGLTGPAGSIGVPGITTTIVVPNEEITILKDRIKSLENNVSSCCNEVTELKIIVTGILKSLSTTTTAAVPITTPTFIFPSTTTTTTTPAPTTTTTTTPAPTTTTEPVPTSFQGCEPNQFKCISTDRCLPLAFRCDGINDCDDESDERNCDCNEFQFTCESDQRCIPIDKKCNNEFDCSDRSDESNCETTVQCPEGLFKCKNGKCISRHLQCNDADDCGDESDEQKCEIDIEGTGDQELRGDVPYSVR from the exons cACTTCAcattttataactaatatagaaATGAGATCTAAATGGTGTTGGGATCC gTATTCAAATAAGTATATAAGAAGATATTTTCCAGTTAGAAGATTATTATGCATTCCTGGATATGAAGGGGATAACTGTTCGATAC AATGTTTTAACTGCAAACGTTTCAGAGAATTGGATACAAGAGTTAAAACACTCGAAACAAATCGACCG GTCATCATACCGAATAATGGTGGAGGAGGTGGAACAGGTCAAAAGGGAGAAAAAGGGGAAAGGGGTATGACAGCAGAAAGAGGGCTACAGGGTTTCAAAGGTGAAAGTGGTGAAAAGGGTAGACCAGGACAAATTGGATTTACAGGATTTAAAGGTGACAAAGGAGAATCAGGAAATGATGGGAAACCTGGAGAAAAGGGAGATACAGGTTTGAATGGACTACAGGGAGAAAGAGGACAGAAAGGGGAACCTGGAAATATGGGTAGTGGAAATGGAGGAAGCGAAAATAAGGGAGAACCAGGTATAAGTGGTCCACGTGGTCCACCTGGATTGACCGGACCCCAGGGGCCAAAAGGAGATCAGGGACGACCAGGAGTTGATGGACTACCTGGCCAAAAGGGAGGTCCAGGAATGAATG gAATTAATGGCTTTCCCGGAAAAGATGGGTTAAATGGATTACAAGGACCGCAAGGGATAGCAGGGATGATTGGCGATCGTGGGTATCCGGGCATTCCAGGGGGACCAGGACAAAAAGGAGAGTCTGGTGAACGTGGTCTTATGGGACCACCCGGCTTGACAGGTCCTGCTGGTTCTATAGGAGTTCCAGGAATAACAACAACAATTGTAGTTCCTAATGAAG aaaTAACGATTTTAAAAGACAGAATAAAG agTTTAGAAAATAACGTATCATCATGTTGTAATGAAGTGACAGAACTAAAAATCATAGTTACAGGAATATTAAAATCTTTAAGTACTACTACAACTGCCGCTGTACCAATTACTACACCTACCTTCATTTTTCCAAGTACAACAACAACTACTACGACACCAGCGCCAACAACAACAACTACGACGACGCCAGCGCcaacaacaacaacagaacCTGTACCAACATCGTTCCAAG GTTGTGAACCAAATCAGTTTAAGTGTATAAGTACAGATAGATGTCTCCCATTGGCATTTAGATGTGATGGTATCAATGATTGTGATGATGAAAGTGATGAACGTAATTGTG aTTGTAACGAGTTCCAGTTTACATGTGAATCTGACCAGCGTTGTATTCCCATAGATAAGAAATGTAACAACGAATTTGATTGTAGTGATAGATCAGACGAAAGCAACT gtgagacaactgtccaatGTCCGGAAGGTTTATTCAAATGCAAAAATGGAAAATGCATCAGTAGACATTTACAATGTAATGATGCCGATGACTGTGGCGATGAAAGTGACGAACAGAAATGTG aaattgaTATTGAAGGCACAGGTGACCAAGAACTCCGAGGAGACGTACCATACTCTGTTCGCTAG